Proteins from a single region of Gordonia hongkongensis:
- a CDS encoding PaaI family thioesterase — MDFILEDISEAEVARRRAVYTPLTDTVRDLVDAVIRTEVAEEDLDEARRRIADVVADLRRSQMDGAFGVRHTRENTGMAWGNAVIGVRNALAPPLDVVHVADGVRSKFTLGAAYEGPPGQVHGGVCAMVLDHVLGNAASVEGPCYTGTLTVRYGRPTPLGALVAQASVTEQNGRKRIVRGTISDADGVTCEAEGVFIVPRSAVDVPSVRWSAG, encoded by the coding sequence ATGGACTTCATCCTGGAGGACATCTCCGAAGCGGAGGTCGCGCGTCGCCGCGCGGTCTACACCCCTCTCACCGACACCGTCCGGGACCTCGTCGACGCGGTGATCCGCACCGAGGTCGCCGAGGAGGACCTCGACGAAGCGCGCCGACGGATCGCCGACGTGGTGGCCGATTTGCGGAGAAGCCAGATGGACGGGGCCTTCGGGGTGCGACACACCCGCGAGAACACCGGGATGGCCTGGGGAAATGCGGTCATCGGCGTGCGCAATGCGCTCGCGCCACCGCTCGACGTGGTGCATGTCGCCGACGGGGTCCGCAGTAAGTTCACGCTGGGAGCGGCCTACGAGGGGCCGCCCGGTCAGGTGCACGGCGGGGTGTGCGCGATGGTCCTCGATCACGTCCTCGGCAATGCGGCCAGTGTCGAGGGGCCGTGCTACACCGGCACCCTCACCGTCCGGTACGGGCGACCGACGCCCCTGGGCGCACTGGTCGCGCAGGCGTCGGTGACCGAGCAGAACGGACGCAAACGCATCGTCCGCGGCACGATCTCCGACGCCGACGGGGTGACCTGCGAGGCCGAAGGGGTGTTCATCGTGCCCCGCTCCGCGGTCGACGTCCCGTCGGTGCGCTGGTCGGCGGGCTGA
- a CDS encoding alcohol dehydrogenase catalytic domain-containing protein gives MRAAVTAPAESGPGESGPGEFGPGQFGPGGFVVEHRPDPTPGPGELVLRVAANGICGSDLSTAPLLPAGTIMGHEFAGEVVGIGPADPDVPHAFRVGDAVAAMPVIGCHRCRACLTGDVARCPSARTLGLGVLPGGLAEFAVVGAAESVLLDDIDPVDGALVEPLAVGLHAVTRASVRPGDRVLVLGAGPVGLAALHWLSRGVATELVCSDPSPGRRAAALDLGASAVCAPDELPAQVESGFDVVVECVGKPGMIASALDAVATHGTVVIAGVCLSPDTFMPVAGVVKEITMHFVSYYTKREFDTAAAELNKGAIGSSTLVSGIVGLDETDRVVRELSAPNDHRKVLIAPGVSTVG, from the coding sequence ATGCGAGCCGCGGTTACCGCCCCCGCAGAGTCCGGCCCAGGAGAGTCCGGCCCAGGAGAGTTCGGCCCAGGACAGTTCGGCCCAGGCGGATTCGTCGTCGAGCACCGTCCGGATCCGACGCCTGGACCCGGCGAACTCGTTCTGCGGGTCGCGGCGAACGGGATCTGCGGTTCCGACCTGTCGACCGCGCCGCTGCTCCCGGCCGGCACGATCATGGGCCACGAGTTCGCCGGCGAGGTCGTCGGCATCGGGCCCGCGGACCCGGACGTCCCCCACGCCTTCCGGGTCGGCGACGCCGTGGCCGCCATGCCGGTCATCGGGTGCCATCGGTGCCGCGCCTGTCTCACCGGTGACGTCGCCCGCTGCCCGTCTGCGCGCACCCTCGGACTCGGCGTCCTACCCGGCGGACTCGCCGAGTTCGCGGTGGTCGGTGCCGCCGAGAGTGTCCTACTCGACGACATCGACCCGGTCGACGGCGCGCTGGTCGAGCCGCTGGCGGTGGGTCTGCACGCCGTCACCCGCGCGTCCGTCCGGCCCGGCGACCGGGTGCTGGTCCTCGGCGCCGGTCCCGTCGGCCTCGCGGCGTTGCACTGGCTCTCCCGCGGCGTGGCCACCGAACTCGTGTGTTCGGACCCGTCGCCGGGCAGGCGCGCGGCCGCACTCGATCTCGGCGCGTCCGCGGTGTGCGCTCCGGACGAACTCCCCGCCCAGGTCGAATCGGGCTTCGACGTGGTCGTCGAGTGCGTGGGCAAGCCGGGGATGATCGCGTCCGCCCTCGACGCGGTCGCGACCCACGGCACAGTGGTCATCGCGGGCGTCTGCTTGAGCCCGGACACGTTCATGCCGGTGGCCGGAGTCGTCAAGGAGATCACCATGCACTTCGTCTCCTACTACACCAAGCGCGAGTTCGACACCGCCGCAGCGGAGTTGAACAAGGGCGCGATCGGGTCGTCGACGCTGGTCAGCGGGATCGTGGGGCTCGACGAGACCGATCGCGTCGTCCGCGAGCTCTCGGCGCCCAACGACCACCGCAAGGTGCTGATCGCGCCCGGGGTGTCCACGGTCGGCTGA
- a CDS encoding amidohydrolase family protein, with product MNSAVPEAPEPFSTDEARQVRAISAELGLPGIVDVHTHFMPRPVMDKVWAYFDAVGPLVGREWPITYRADEDVRVATLRDFGVRAYSSLVYPHKPNMAEWLNGWAHDFAANHDDCLHTATFYPEESAHTYVSRAIQAGTQVFKCHIQVGDFAPTDSLLDGVWSQIADSQVPVIIHCGSGPAPGTYTGPDPIRELLHRFPSLPLIVAHMGMPEYTAFLDLALEYPNVRLDTTMAFTDFAEEDAPFPSDYLPRLADAGDKILFGSDFPNIPYGYTHALEAIIRLDLGAEWLRDVFYRNGSRLFGIG from the coding sequence GTGAACAGTGCCGTCCCCGAAGCCCCCGAGCCGTTCAGCACCGACGAGGCGCGGCAGGTGCGCGCGATCTCTGCCGAGCTGGGCCTGCCGGGCATCGTCGACGTCCACACCCACTTCATGCCGCGACCGGTGATGGACAAGGTGTGGGCCTATTTCGATGCCGTCGGGCCGTTGGTCGGACGGGAGTGGCCGATCACCTACCGCGCCGACGAGGACGTCCGCGTCGCCACCCTGCGCGACTTCGGGGTGCGGGCCTACTCGTCCCTGGTCTATCCACACAAACCGAACATGGCCGAGTGGCTGAACGGCTGGGCGCACGACTTCGCCGCCAACCACGACGACTGCCTGCACACGGCGACGTTCTATCCCGAGGAGTCCGCCCACACCTACGTCTCCCGCGCCATCCAAGCCGGCACGCAGGTCTTCAAATGCCACATCCAGGTCGGCGACTTCGCCCCGACGGATTCGCTGCTCGACGGGGTGTGGTCGCAGATCGCCGACTCCCAGGTTCCGGTCATCATCCACTGCGGTTCCGGGCCCGCCCCGGGGACGTACACCGGACCCGACCCCATCCGCGAACTGCTGCACCGGTTTCCGTCGTTGCCACTGATCGTCGCGCACATGGGGATGCCCGAGTACACCGCGTTCCTCGACCTCGCGTTGGAGTACCCCAACGTGCGCCTGGACACCACGATGGCGTTCACCGACTTCGCCGAAGAGGACGCCCCGTTCCCGTCGGACTACCTGCCGCGACTGGCCGACGCCGGCGACAAGATCTTGTTCGGCAGCGACTTCCCGAACATCCCCTACGGCTACACCCACGCCCTCGAGGCGATCATCCGCCTCGACCTCGGGGCCGAGTGGCTCCGAGACGTGTTCTACCGCAACGGCTCCAGGCTCTTCGGGATCGGCTGA
- a CDS encoding amino acid ABC transporter ATP-binding protein, whose product MPDLNKSETDTEGSQTPGSRTPSATATRTAVSLTGTDLHLSFGKHHVLRGVDIQVDAGTTTTVIGPSGSGKSTLLRVLNRLHEPDQGDILLDGRSVLKDNPDELRRRIGMVFQHFNLFPHKSVVDNVALGPRKLKGLSKDEAREVALRQLEIVGLTNKADVRPARLSGGQQQRVAIARALAMTPEVMFFDEATSALDPELVKGILALMADLASEGMTMVVVTHEMGFARNVSDNVLFMDHGAVVETGRPEQVFDDATSDRLRAFLSQVL is encoded by the coding sequence ATGCCTGATCTCAACAAGTCCGAGACCGACACCGAGGGCTCCCAGACGCCGGGCTCCCGGACGCCGAGTGCGACCGCCACCCGGACGGCCGTCTCGCTCACCGGCACCGACCTGCACCTGTCCTTCGGCAAGCACCACGTGTTGCGGGGCGTCGACATCCAGGTCGACGCCGGCACCACGACGACGGTCATCGGACCGTCGGGCTCGGGCAAGTCCACTCTCCTGCGCGTGCTGAACCGGCTGCACGAACCCGACCAGGGCGACATCCTGCTCGACGGCCGGTCGGTCCTGAAGGACAACCCGGACGAACTCCGACGCCGGATCGGCATGGTGTTCCAGCACTTCAACCTGTTCCCGCACAAGAGCGTCGTCGACAATGTCGCGCTCGGACCGCGCAAGCTGAAGGGGCTGAGCAAGGACGAGGCCCGCGAGGTCGCGCTCCGTCAGCTCGAGATCGTCGGGCTGACCAACAAGGCCGATGTGCGCCCGGCACGCCTCTCCGGCGGCCAGCAGCAGCGGGTGGCCATCGCCCGTGCGCTCGCCATGACCCCCGAGGTCATGTTCTTCGACGAGGCGACCTCCGCCCTCGACCCGGAACTGGTCAAGGGGATCCTCGCGCTCATGGCCGACCTTGCCAGCGAGGGGATGACCATGGTGGTCGTCACCCACGAGATGGGCTTCGCGCGCAACGTCTCCGACAACGTGCTGTTCATGGATCACGGTGCCGTCGTGGAGACCGGGCGTCCGGAACAGGTCTTCGACGACGCGACGTCGGATCGGCTGCGGGCGTTCCTGTCCCAGGTGCTGTAG
- a CDS encoding ABC transporter substrate-binding protein/permease encodes MVSNHRSHRARRAAPRAVRVVALALTVAIVGLLTILGGPAPRAQAAPADSCAPAGLASASAAPVNLAAADQGGEDRYTTKSTTPLDQIDVSRLELLSPGKISVGTLSDAGPSICVNGAGDFTGFDNELLKAVAVKLGLQIEFNGTEFAGLLSQVANNRFDVGSSSITTTDDRRKTVDFTNGYDFGYFSLVAPTDGAIKGFGDLSDSTRIAVVQGTVQDDYVVNTLGLDPVKFPDYATAYANLRSGQVDAWVAPSQQAEGAVREGDGTAIVENTFSVNNFVAWAVGKNKPRLTEALNSGLDAIIADGTYADLYVDWVPRELPEGWKPGSKAAPAPELPDIAAIAAENAEKAGPAEETAPKSTLEQLGDTFFNWDLYKESFPELIKTGLVNTLILSVVSGVLGTILGMILALCGISRSRWLRWPARVYTDIFRGLPAVVVILIVGLGVGPVVKGITGNNPYWLGAVALALLAAAYIGEIFRSGIQSVDDGQLEASRAIGFSYRQSMRLVVVPQGVRRVLPALMNQFISLIKDSSLVYFLGLLASQRELFAVGRDLNAQTGNLSPLVAAGIMYLILTIPLTHLVNYIDRRLRTGRPTDVQDDPLPPTVVEKG; translated from the coding sequence ATGGTGTCCAACCACCGATCCCATCGCGCCCGACGGGCCGCGCCGCGCGCCGTGCGCGTCGTCGCGCTGGCACTGACGGTCGCCATCGTCGGCCTGCTGACCATCCTCGGCGGACCTGCGCCACGAGCCCAGGCGGCTCCCGCCGACAGCTGTGCGCCCGCTGGACTCGCGTCGGCCTCGGCCGCGCCGGTCAACCTCGCCGCAGCCGATCAGGGCGGTGAGGACCGCTACACCACCAAGTCCACCACGCCGCTCGACCAGATCGACGTGAGTCGTCTCGAGTTGCTGTCGCCCGGCAAGATCTCCGTCGGCACGCTGTCGGACGCCGGACCGAGCATCTGCGTCAACGGCGCGGGCGACTTCACCGGCTTCGACAACGAACTCCTCAAGGCCGTCGCCGTGAAGCTGGGTCTGCAGATCGAGTTCAACGGCACCGAGTTCGCCGGCCTGCTGTCCCAGGTCGCCAACAACCGCTTCGACGTCGGGTCGTCGTCGATCACCACCACCGACGACCGGCGCAAGACCGTCGACTTCACCAACGGCTACGACTTCGGCTACTTCTCACTCGTGGCGCCGACCGACGGGGCGATCAAGGGCTTTGGCGACCTCTCCGACTCGACGCGCATCGCCGTGGTCCAGGGCACCGTCCAGGACGACTACGTCGTCAACACCCTGGGCCTCGACCCGGTGAAGTTTCCGGACTACGCCACCGCCTACGCCAACCTCCGGAGCGGTCAGGTCGACGCCTGGGTCGCACCGTCGCAGCAGGCGGAGGGTGCGGTCCGAGAGGGCGACGGCACCGCGATCGTCGAGAACACCTTCAGCGTCAACAACTTCGTCGCGTGGGCCGTCGGCAAGAACAAGCCGCGGCTCACCGAGGCCCTGAACTCCGGACTCGACGCCATCATCGCCGACGGCACGTATGCCGACCTCTACGTCGACTGGGTGCCGCGCGAGCTACCCGAGGGGTGGAAGCCGGGCAGCAAGGCCGCGCCCGCGCCCGAACTCCCCGACATCGCCGCCATCGCCGCCGAGAACGCGGAGAAGGCGGGCCCGGCCGAGGAGACCGCGCCCAAGAGCACCCTGGAACAGCTCGGCGACACCTTCTTCAACTGGGATCTCTACAAGGAGTCGTTCCCGGAGCTGATCAAGACCGGGCTCGTGAACACCTTGATCCTGTCCGTGGTGTCCGGGGTGCTCGGCACCATCCTGGGCATGATCCTGGCGCTCTGCGGCATCTCCCGGTCGCGGTGGCTGCGCTGGCCGGCGCGCGTCTACACCGATATCTTCCGCGGACTGCCCGCCGTCGTCGTCATCCTGATCGTCGGACTCGGTGTGGGCCCGGTGGTCAAGGGCATCACCGGCAACAACCCGTACTGGCTCGGGGCGGTCGCCCTGGCCCTGCTCGCCGCGGCCTACATCGGCGAGATCTTCCGGTCCGGAATCCAGAGCGTCGACGACGGGCAACTCGAGGCCTCGCGGGCCATCGGGTTCAGCTATCGGCAGTCGATGCGTCTGGTGGTGGTGCCGCAGGGCGTGCGGCGGGTGCTCCCGGCGCTGATGAACCAGTTCATCAGCCTGATCAAGGACAGCTCGCTGGTGTACTTCCTCGGGTTGCTGGCCAGCCAGCGGGAGCTGTTCGCGGTCGGCCGCGACCTGAACGCGCAGACGGGCAACCTCTCGCCCCTCGTCGCCGCGGGAATCATGTACCTGATCCTCACGATCCCGCTGACGCACCTGGTCAACTACATCGACCGGCGCCTGCGCACCGGACGTCCCACCGACGTCCAGGACGACCCGCTGCCCCCGACCGTCGTCGAGAAGGGATAG
- a CDS encoding DUF2277 domain-containing protein, whose protein sequence is MCRNITELRGLEPPATEDEIEAAARQYVRKVSGVRNPSPANAEAFEAAVVAVTAATRTLLDVLPERRQPPKTVPPLRRPEVQARIAARG, encoded by the coding sequence ATGTGCCGCAACATCACCGAACTCCGCGGACTCGAACCGCCGGCCACCGAGGACGAGATCGAGGCGGCCGCGCGGCAGTACGTGCGCAAGGTGAGTGGAGTTCGCAACCCATCGCCGGCGAATGCGGAGGCCTTCGAGGCCGCGGTGGTCGCCGTGACCGCGGCTACCCGCACGCTGCTCGACGTCTTGCCCGAGCGTCGTCAGCCGCCGAAGACGGTGCCCCCGCTCCGGCGCCCCGAGGTGCAGGCGCGGATTGCCGCTCGGGGCTGA
- a CDS encoding NADPH:quinone oxidoreductase family protein, with translation MKAQVLTAETGPSGLELQDVPDPTPADGQVVVDVKSCGVCFPDVLMSQGKYQLRVPTPFTPGTEVAGVVRSAPEGASVKVGDKVLVASIVGGFAEQVAAAPEQLLPLPDGLSFEQGSAMGINYQTALFALKTRAHTQPGEVVGVLGAAGGVGTASIMVAKAMGAKVIAIVHRKGAEDLLRSAGADEIVQLEEGWGTKLKEIVPKGVDVMIDPSGGEVFDEALRQVAPDGRYVVVGFAAGGIPTVKLNRVLFRNIAVVGAAWGEYVRTHPELNLPAKLHEELSKMIADGMEPQVNVTYTLDQLPEALTDLAEGRILGKAVVKIGE, from the coding sequence ATGAAAGCTCAGGTACTCACCGCAGAGACAGGCCCGTCCGGACTCGAGTTGCAGGACGTTCCCGATCCCACCCCGGCCGACGGCCAGGTCGTCGTCGACGTGAAGTCGTGCGGCGTGTGCTTCCCCGACGTGCTGATGAGTCAGGGCAAGTACCAGCTGCGCGTGCCGACGCCGTTCACGCCGGGTACCGAGGTCGCCGGCGTGGTGCGCTCGGCTCCCGAGGGTGCCTCGGTGAAGGTCGGGGACAAGGTGCTCGTGGCGTCGATCGTCGGCGGATTCGCCGAACAGGTCGCGGCCGCGCCCGAACAGCTCCTGCCGCTTCCCGACGGGCTGTCCTTCGAGCAGGGCTCGGCCATGGGCATCAACTACCAGACCGCCTTGTTCGCGCTGAAGACCCGTGCGCACACCCAGCCCGGTGAGGTGGTCGGCGTGCTCGGCGCCGCCGGCGGCGTCGGGACCGCGTCGATCATGGTCGCCAAGGCGATGGGCGCGAAGGTCATCGCCATCGTCCACCGGAAGGGTGCCGAGGACCTGCTGCGCAGCGCCGGGGCCGACGAGATCGTCCAGCTCGAGGAGGGCTGGGGTACCAAGCTCAAGGAGATCGTCCCCAAGGGCGTCGACGTGATGATCGACCCGTCGGGCGGCGAGGTGTTCGACGAGGCACTCCGTCAGGTCGCCCCCGATGGCCGCTACGTCGTGGTGGGCTTCGCGGCCGGTGGCATCCCGACCGTCAAACTCAATCGAGTCCTGTTCCGCAACATCGCCGTCGTCGGGGCCGCGTGGGGCGAGTACGTGCGCACCCATCCGGAACTGAATCTGCCCGCGAAGCTGCACGAAGAGCTGTCGAAGATGATCGCCGACGGGATGGAACCCCAGGTCAACGTGACCTACACGCTGGATCAACTGCCGGAAGCGTTGACCGATCTGGCCGAAGGGCGGATTCTGGGGAAAGCGGTGGTCAAGATCGGCGAGTAG
- a CDS encoding class I SAM-dependent methyltransferase, whose translation MSQPAAQSPNAPSPDRLRVADEAPGFMPLDEAQTLFEIAGEYLSQPDSTKVGVEIGTYCGKSTVFLGSAGEANDAVIVTVDHHRGSEEHQPGWEYHDESLVDAHTGTLDTSARFRRTMFDARLDNTVVGLLAPSAVAAKVWGRPADFVFIDGGHSMEAAQTDLDGWAPWVRIGGALLIHDVFPDPADGGRPPYEIYCQALETGQFTEVRAEGSLRVLRRDSGEVGAPLPRKA comes from the coding sequence ATGTCACAACCTGCGGCACAGTCGCCGAACGCACCCTCCCCCGACCGCCTCCGCGTCGCGGACGAGGCACCCGGATTCATGCCGCTCGACGAGGCCCAGACGCTCTTCGAGATCGCCGGAGAATATCTGTCCCAACCTGATTCGACGAAGGTCGGCGTGGAGATCGGTACCTACTGCGGGAAATCCACCGTCTTCCTGGGATCGGCCGGCGAAGCGAACGACGCCGTCATCGTGACCGTCGACCATCACCGCGGTTCCGAGGAACACCAGCCCGGTTGGGAGTACCACGACGAATCCCTCGTCGACGCACACACCGGGACGCTCGACACCTCGGCACGCTTCCGCCGCACCATGTTCGACGCCAGGCTCGACAACACCGTCGTCGGGTTGCTCGCCCCGTCGGCCGTCGCCGCTAAGGTCTGGGGCCGACCGGCGGATTTCGTCTTCATCGACGGCGGCCACAGCATGGAGGCGGCGCAGACCGACCTCGACGGCTGGGCGCCGTGGGTGCGCATCGGCGGGGCCCTGCTCATCCACGACGTCTTCCCCGACCCCGCCGACGGCGGCCGCCCGCCGTACGAGATCTATTGCCAGGCACTGGAAACCGGACAGTTCACCGAGGTGCGGGCGGAGGGATCGCTGCGCGTCCTCCGCCGCGACTCGGGCGAGGTGGGCGCACCGCTACCGCGGAAAGCCTGA
- a CDS encoding SDR family NAD(P)-dependent oxidoreductase: MNRAVVIGGASGIGLATVDAFVGEGMQVVVADRDVERAEQVAATRDGARAVHMDVTDEDSVAATFAGIGDFDTVVNCAGLSNPGALTELELDAWRNTVDICLTGTFLVIKHAGARIAEGGSITCIASLNGRQPGAGMGAYCASKAGVLMLVEVAALELADRRVRVNAVSPGLVMTPLTEGIGFVPGLTEDYLDNTPLGRSGEPAEIADTVAFLASDKARWITGAAFDVNGGAHLKRYPDVLGKVRALAGEA; this comes from the coding sequence ATGAACCGGGCGGTCGTGATCGGGGGTGCCTCGGGGATCGGACTGGCCACCGTCGACGCGTTCGTCGGCGAGGGGATGCAGGTGGTGGTGGCCGACCGCGACGTCGAACGTGCCGAGCAGGTGGCGGCGACGCGCGACGGGGCGCGGGCGGTGCACATGGACGTGACCGACGAGGACTCGGTCGCAGCGACTTTCGCCGGCATCGGCGACTTCGACACGGTGGTGAACTGTGCCGGACTGTCGAATCCGGGTGCGCTGACCGAACTCGAACTCGATGCCTGGCGCAACACCGTCGACATCTGTCTGACCGGAACGTTCCTCGTGATCAAACACGCCGGCGCCCGGATCGCCGAGGGCGGATCGATCACCTGCATCGCCTCACTCAACGGCCGCCAACCGGGCGCCGGGATGGGGGCGTACTGCGCGTCGAAAGCCGGTGTGCTGATGCTCGTCGAGGTGGCCGCACTCGAACTCGCCGACCGTCGGGTGCGGGTCAACGCGGTGTCGCCGGGGCTTGTGATGACCCCGCTGACCGAGGGCATCGGCTTCGTACCGGGCCTCACCGAGGACTACCTCGACAACACCCCACTGGGCCGGAGCGGAGAACCCGCCGAGATCGCCGACACCGTAGCCTTTCTCGCCTCCGACAAGGCGCGTTGGATCACCGGTGCCGCCTTCGACGTCAACGGCGGTGCGCACCTGAAGCGCTATCCCGACGTGCTCGGCAAGGTGCGGGCGCTGGCCGGCGAGGCCTGA
- a CDS encoding alpha/beta hydrolase yields the protein MTISNGATTVRFRSSDADCDAWFFPGAESSPFEIDGKRPVVVMAHGFAGTKDSGLAPYAQRFADAGLAVFAFDYRGFGLSGGEPRQSISLERQADDYRAAIGAAKKQPGVDPERIILWGVSQSGGHALTVAADRTDVAAVIAVVPLVNGLAAGRVAYAQVGGAAIARSTATAVASSVGRRLGRGPKMLRVVGEPGDVGAALTAPGFLESYRAIAGPSWRNEVDASVGLEIGSFRVDKHAARVDAPVLFQIADFDSAAPPYAASKTAFKAHAEVRHYPCDHFDIFAGNDFFELCVTHEIGFLRRHLASNADVVEAATR from the coding sequence ATGACCATTTCAAATGGTGCGACCACCGTACGCTTCCGATCGTCCGACGCCGACTGCGACGCCTGGTTCTTTCCGGGCGCGGAGTCTTCGCCGTTCGAGATCGACGGCAAGCGCCCCGTCGTCGTGATGGCGCACGGTTTCGCGGGGACCAAGGACTCGGGTCTGGCGCCCTATGCGCAACGGTTCGCCGACGCGGGGTTGGCCGTGTTCGCGTTCGACTACCGCGGCTTCGGGCTGTCCGGTGGCGAACCGCGACAGTCGATTTCGCTGGAACGGCAGGCCGACGACTACCGCGCCGCGATCGGCGCCGCCAAGAAACAGCCGGGAGTGGACCCGGAACGGATCATCCTCTGGGGAGTGTCGCAATCCGGCGGGCATGCGCTGACCGTGGCGGCCGACCGGACCGACGTGGCCGCGGTGATCGCGGTGGTGCCACTGGTCAATGGGCTCGCCGCCGGTCGCGTCGCCTACGCCCAGGTCGGCGGGGCGGCGATCGCCCGCTCGACCGCCACGGCAGTGGCCAGTTCGGTGGGTCGACGGCTGGGCCGGGGTCCGAAGATGTTGCGGGTCGTCGGCGAACCCGGCGACGTGGGCGCCGCGCTGACCGCACCAGGGTTTCTGGAGAGCTACCGCGCGATCGCGGGGCCGTCGTGGCGCAACGAGGTCGACGCCTCGGTCGGTCTCGAGATCGGCTCGTTCCGAGTCGACAAGCACGCCGCGCGCGTCGATGCCCCGGTGCTGTTCCAGATCGCCGACTTCGATTCCGCCGCACCGCCGTACGCGGCGTCGAAGACCGCGTTCAAAGCTCACGCCGAAGTGCGCCACTACCCGTGCGACCATTTCGACATCTTCGCGGGCAACGACTTCTTCGAGCTCTGCGTCACGCACGAGATCGGTTTCCTGCGCCGTCATCTGGCATCGAACGCCGACGTTGTGGAAGCGGCTACGCGATGA
- a CDS encoding flavin-containing monooxygenase encodes MPLPTTAIIGAGISGLTAGKMLTDYGVPYTCFESSDRVGGNWAFGNPNGHSSAYRSLHIDTSKHQLSFRDFPMPDEYPDFPHHTQVKAYLDSYAEAFDLYSSIEFTNGIEHATRLDGGGWELETQGGERRRFDLLVVANGHHWDPRWPDFPGEFDGIEMHAHHYIDPRTPHDFTGKRILVVGLGNSAADIAVELSSKALDNKLTLSTRSGAWIVPKYFGGKPADKYYRSTPYLPTSWQRKFVQVMQPVTAGRPEDYGLPTPNHKFFEAHPTQSVELPLRLGSGDVTPKPNISRFDGSTVHFDDGTADDFDIIIYATGYNITFPFFDPNFISAPDNRIDLYKRMFYPGIDDLVFAGFAQAVPTLFPFVECQARLIGAYATGHYRLPSVPEMRQTIEADMQYYTGHMLDRPRHTQQLDHYLYEHNMRTKEIPAGIRRAHQQGPPTWAGVADDLVSKGASA; translated from the coding sequence GTGCCTTTACCAACCACCGCGATCATCGGCGCCGGTATCAGCGGGCTGACCGCCGGCAAGATGCTCACCGACTACGGCGTGCCGTACACCTGCTTCGAGAGTTCGGACCGGGTCGGGGGCAACTGGGCCTTCGGCAACCCGAACGGTCACAGCAGTGCCTACCGGTCGCTGCACATCGACACCTCGAAACACCAGTTGTCGTTCCGCGACTTCCCGATGCCCGACGAGTATCCCGACTTCCCGCACCACACCCAGGTCAAGGCCTACCTGGACTCCTACGCCGAGGCCTTCGACCTCTACTCCTCGATCGAGTTCACCAACGGAATCGAGCATGCGACCCGACTGGACGGGGGCGGCTGGGAACTGGAGACCCAGGGCGGTGAGCGCAGGCGGTTCGACCTGCTGGTGGTGGCGAACGGCCATCACTGGGATCCGCGCTGGCCCGATTTCCCGGGCGAGTTCGACGGAATCGAGATGCACGCCCACCACTACATCGATCCGCGTACCCCGCACGATTTCACGGGTAAGCGCATCCTCGTCGTCGGCCTGGGTAACAGTGCCGCCGACATCGCCGTCGAACTGTCGTCGAAGGCGCTGGACAACAAGCTGACCCTCTCCACGCGGTCGGGAGCGTGGATCGTGCCGAAATACTTCGGGGGCAAGCCCGCCGACAAGTACTACCGGTCGACGCCGTATCTGCCGACGTCGTGGCAGCGCAAGTTCGTCCAGGTCATGCAACCCGTGACCGCCGGCCGGCCGGAGGATTACGGTCTGCCGACACCGAATCACAAGTTCTTTGAGGCACATCCGACGCAGTCGGTGGAACTGCCACTGCGACTGGGCTCGGGCGACGTGACCCCCAAGCCCAACATCAGCCGGTTCGACGGGTCCACGGTCCACTTCGACGACGGGACCGCCGACGACTTCGACATCATCATCTACGCAACGGGTTACAACATCACGTTCCCGTTCTTCGACCCGAACTTCATCAGTGCGCCCGACAATCGGATCGACCTCTACAAGCGCATGTTCTACCCGGGAATCGACGACCTCGTCTTCGCCGGTTTCGCGCAGGCGGTTCCGACGCTGTTTCCCTTCGTGGAATGCCAGGCGCGGCTGATCGGGGCCTACGCCACGGGTCACTACCGGCTCCCGTCGGTACCGGAGATGCGGCAGACGATCGAGGCGGACATGCAGTACTACACCGGACACATGCTCGACCGCCCGCGGCACACGCAGCAACTCGATCACTATCTCTACGAACACAACATGCGGACCAAGGAGATTCCGGCGGGGATCCGGCGGGCCCACCAGCAGGGGCCGCCGACGTGGGCCGGGGTGGCCGACGATCTGGTCTCGAAGGGAGCATCCGCATGA